The segment GTGTGCtactgttaaataaaaaagagacttGGCAAGTGGTTTTCATGAAACCTAAATGGCTAGCTTGTACTGACATAAATAAAATGGAACAGCGACCACAACTGTGCAAATGAATAAAGCTATTACAAGCATTAACAAACAATCTTTTCTCCATgctacatcaaagaaaaaagtttgcaatGAGAAAGAACAGGCTGAAAAGAAGTCTTACATTAAGCTACACATCTCGAAACTACACCTCATTTCATCCCATCATATTCTTGTGGGAACATAAAACAGACTACACAGCACATCCTACAGGTGAGTAGTCTCATCCAGGAACTGAGGGCAGAGGTCTGGCCTTTGCTGGCGCTGGTAACATCAAGATATAGGGGTCTGTGGATGCTCAGCAGATGACTGCCAGCTTCATCCTAAGAGCAGGTCTCCAAGTGTAATTGCGTGAATGCAAAAACAATAGTCATGCACTATTAGGAAAGAAGTTCTATGCCTTTGAACTTCAACATTAAAAGAATGATGTGCGCATTGGAATATACAGCTTTTGAGACCTTttgctttctgcttttttttttttttgtgggaagAAAATGACAGGGGTGATGGGACAAGcagacaataaaattaattcagatctgaaataaaaagaaatatttagagatttttttgaACAAATCTGCAATATACAGAATTTTATAATGGTATTTATACAAAACCCAAAATGATCTAACAAATGGGTGTGTGGCAGGGTTCATATAAATGCCATCACAAAAGAAGTAAGATTCTTACTTCCCAGTATATATTGTCACACCAGTCTAACAGCTGAAAGATGGCATGTCTGGCCACGGAAAGTACTGCTGACTGGTGTCAAAGGAAAACCTTATtgtgaatcaaatttttttagaCCACATCCTTTTACTTAAACTCTTAAAAATTTGTGTCTGATATTCACACGTTGCTATCCAAAAATAGCATACACAAATCACCAGTACAATACTAGCCAGAGTTAAACAGGAAATGGAATGTTAATAAACACAGGCGAGGCTCCATTTTCAGACTATATTATCAAGTTTGACTAGACCCCATTAACAGAAACCGAAAAATGTAGCCATAATAACTGCCAGCAGACATTTACCAAAAACTGACTCAAAGAACTCATACTCCAGGTAAGAAGACATAATCTTACTAAAATCATAATCTTATTCAAAAAAGCAGGAAGTCGTGTCCCTCAAATGAAAAAGCTGGAAGAAAATGGGAGGTGTAAAGCTACACAACATAAAGATGCCTTTAAAAgcatgacacacaaacacacaagaaataTTGCAAACACAATCTTTTCTTCATTCAGAAACAATTAAGGGCAAAGCTGATGCTAGCACaaactgctgtttgtttttttttggagggatcCCCCTTCTTCCAAGTTCTGACTGATGTCTTCAATATGTCCAAGTCAGCAGAACTAAGTCCTAATTAAAAGGCAACATCAACAGACCAGGAACTTGTGGGTCATAAGAGCACATCACTATACTAACATGTGGATGGTAATTTCCTAAACAATGAAGGTCGATTCCGGTCCTTGCAGGTGTCTGATAGTTACTTGATGCATGTGCTGTGGCAGCAGTTAAAAGCCAATCAAGAGAATCTCATGTTGATGAAATGCAGACTTCTTTATTCTATCAGTCTGGTACAGTTTGCTGTCAACAGATCATTCAACAGCACACAGCTCCAAACATTATGGCAGGAAATTCAGGTATGCTCTGATCAAACAAAACCAGCCAGAAgcaaaacacttttaaataataataataacaaaaaacaaaaaaaatcaagggtTTCTATGATGCTGAGAGACAATGTCTCTGATTTTATCTACCACGTCCTTTTCCATGGCACATAGGTCGAATTCAAAGGTATCATCATAAGTTGCGGATTTCCCAGAATCAAAGACCAATTCGGCAATTTCTTGAAGCACAGATGGTTCCGAGACACTTTCAATCTCTTTTTGCAACAACACAAGACTCCACAAAGTGTATCCATTGTCTGCAAGATCATCCTTGTAAAACAATCCACCATTCTCATGGGACATGTGATGCATACTGTCTACACTGACCCTCCGATCTGGTGCACCCACATTTGAGGGGTCTGCCTGGGGTGGAACTGTTTCACTAGATACTGATGCACTGTTCCCTCTTCTGTCATCATTAACTACCATTTCCATTTCTTCGTCACTACTATCTGAAAGATTTAATGAGGAAGAAAGTTCCCCCTCCTCTTCCGAGCTTTTCCTCTCAACCTTCAAAGCTTTCTGAGGTGCagtagtttcattttttttcttgtcaaccCTATTGACTTTTTCTAGAACAGAACTTTGTGATTCTTTCCGGGAGACTGGAGGGAGAGCTTGAGGGCTGTCTGTCTTGGGTTCACATTTTTCAGCTTTGCTCTCTTTTGAAAgcttttcttgctgtttgtcactggaaattttcttttctttggttttaTCTGTGGAAGAGGAGGGTGGTCGGCTGTTTTTTGATGACGAGGAGTTTGGtgattttttctttgtggatGAAGTTGAGGCAGAAGGCTTTAATGATCTtgatgaagacaatgaagaTGCATTGTTTGAAAAATTCACTGGAGAAGGtggtgacttttttttcaacgaTATGCttgaagaagacatttttgatgttttggaTTTTGATAATAAGGATCCCGAATGCACAGGAACTGGTGAAGATGGAGCTGGAGATGCCAGTTTAGGTTTTGGCTTGCTGTTTTGCTCTTTGTCACTAGGACTACCTAGATCGGCCATGAGGTTTGAAATGTCTAGGCCGGGGCgctcttcctcctcatctgtGAACTGGAGGCTGGACACTGTGGAGACTTCTGAACTCACAGAGCTGTTGCTGGGCCTTCGCTGCATCAACGCTGGGGTGCAAGTCTTCTTGCTGCTTTCCCCCTTTTTGTCTATGTCGTCCGCCACTCGCTTCTCTATGCTCTTCCTTTTACTGCTAGTTGCAGATGAAGATCTTGAATCTAATTCTTCTGGCATTTTAGAATTTTCAGATTTGCCCTCCTTCTTCTTTGGGGGCTTAGACGACTCATTCTTGGAACTGGACTTCGCACTGCTGTCCTTTGAGGAGGACTTGTCATGTTCTGATTTCGATTTGCTTTTGGAAGAACTGTTTTTACTGtccaactttcttttttttgtggaagGGTTGTCTCCCATTGCTACTGGCTCTAATGCTCGCTTGCTTGTTGACTCACCACTCTCCTTGTCTCGGCCTGCTTTGTCTTTGGATTTCTTTTTGTGGTTAGATGACCCTTCTTTCAAGGAAGAACCCATGTCTGTGGTTCCCTGCACATCTTTTCCAGGACTGGCCTTCACGCTAGAACCATAAATGTCTCTGTGGctacttttataaaatgaacTACTGCTTTTCTGTCCATGGGATGTAGATGATGACAACGGAGCTGATGAAGAACTGGTCTCTCTATGGCCTGAACTAGAGCTACTCTttttgaaaccatttttttccttatgaGAAAGTCCAGTGCCACCACCTTTATAATCTTTATGAGACAAAGTATCTTTGTCCTTATGACTAGAGGATGATGTGGaatccctttctttttctcttgctgaTGATGAGCTTCTTTGTGACAAGCTGCTACTGCTACTGTCTTTGTGTGAAGAAGtgttttctctatcttttgatgatgatgagaatcCTTCCTTGTCTCTTTGTGAAGAAGCTGTAACATCTCTGTCCTTCTGTGGTGCCGAAATAGAATTGGAAATGTCTTTCCCTGAAACATGAATGTGGCTGTCGCTCTTTGAATCTTTTTCTGAGGTGGACGAAGAATTTGATGTAGCTGGTGAATGTTTACCTCTGCTGTAGCTTTTATCTTTATcctggaatttaaaaaaaacaaaacaatactgATGTGAGTAGGAATAAATATTCTGTGTTAGCTTTTATCTTAATACTTAATAATTATCTTGATAGTCCTTTTAATTTACAGAAGCATCTGAAATTATCAGTTTCAATGCATGCAAgtaagatttaaatattatgataaaaattttacagGACTGTCACTTTAAGACACTTATTTAAGGGACTATCTGCACGGCTAAGTCATACAACCTACTGGACATTATGAATTTGCAATACATCTGTCAGCTGCATTTCTCCGACATGTCAACCTTAACACTCTTCTGAACTGCTTCATATGAGTAAATTATGCTGCAGTGCCTGCAGTGCACTGAATACATATAAAcatagaatattaaaaaaaaatcaatgaagtctttaatattttttttaatttaaacattcaAGAATGTTCAGAGTATCTTGTTTGTCCAGCTAGTGACTGCCTTATTAGCACTATTAGGAGTGACAGTTATCTCATAACAAAAGTTTGGAAAGACTATGTATGTATACATCACTTTTTGGATATGGAATATTAAAAATGGGTGATTATGCTGataaaatgctttcaaaatactacaaacaaacagtaagatTGAGACAGGCTGATTCTTTAGACTTAGCCTTTATCAAATAGGATGAACTGGAGACACCTGAATGTTAAGTAAAGATGAGCAAATCTTGACAGCTTACGACATTTTGTTCTCCCATTTAAAAACAGTGAGTAAATGGGTGGGGTGAATTCTGGTATAGAAGAGTTTTAAGAACATGAAGACtcagcatttaaaacagtttagtgACGAAGTGAAATATTCGTGCACTCCACTTACCTTATTCTTATGTTTCTTTGGACTGTCCACCAAACTTGTCTTGATAGGAGGGCCAAACAAATCCATAAATGGCtggtttgctgctgctgcaataCTGCTCACCTGTTCAAAAAAGACTGAGATCATTTCTATTGCCCTTGAATTTATCCTTATACCGCATACTatggaataattttaaaaaacaaaaaaacgagcAAGATATATTTGAGTAGCGCTGCCATTATCTTTTAACaccaaaagaaacaagaaaaaaaaaaaaaaacaacacaggtGACTCAAACACATGTTGAAAGCTCTTGTGCATCAGAAAGGTAACTTTCCTTACTTCTAAAATTTATGGTGAAGCAATGCTGAAGTAGACACTCAAACCTTTCATCCCTAACCGCCTTTGCATCTTTTTTAAAGCCCTTTCCTTGTCACACATGCTAAATGCCTTATGAATATTTAGCTCTTCGAGACTGATACATTCTAAATGATCATTACTGCTGTAAAGCAGTGTTTCCCTAAGAAGTAAATAAGCAACTAAAATAATACCATGACTCAGGTCAGTTCTTAGGAACACAAGGCATGAAAGTTCGTTCACATTTTTCCTTgttaaaacaagaaagaaatttgaaagTCTAGTGGAGAATGTTGtgtgtcagacatttttctatCGGTGCTTGGGACGAACCGGTATTAGAAAGGCAGCTTACAGCAGATTATGTTTGATGTCATATTCCAGGCTTTTTTTTACCCCATTTGCAGGGAAAGGTCGAGGCTTTTTTCCCCTGACTGAACAACACCTGAAGTCATGCCCATGCTACGTCATGCACCGTCTGCTTGAGTGCTGAGTTTGCTGCTTGTTCCAGCAATAGGGGTTCGATGTTAATACCTCCTCCCAACCCTGTGTGCAGTTTTAGCACGAAAAGCCTTCACATACTTTAGCGAGCATGGGTATTGTGGGTGCTGGTCATTGGTTCCAGCTCCTAGGAGACAATGTAGTGAATCTCAGAGCGTAGCATCCCTTGGGACATTCTTCCTAAGAGGCTGAGAGGTGTGGGTTTTGAAAGTGGTGAGAAATCACGTAGGCAAGGTGCCATGTTTTGCACTGCAGCCAGAAGTGACCACGCAAGCTAGGGGTGGACTAGAAGGCTGGTACTGCTAGTGGACACAGTAGCCAATAGTGACCACCAAGAGACAGTGGAAATCCATGGGGCTGGTGCAGGTTCAGTAGCCGGTTGGTGACCACCAGGGTCTGTGAGACGGAAGTGGGCTTCCGGTACTGTTGGTTGTGAGCTGTGTGGGTGAGTGCGTGAGGgggaagttttttgtttcatgttgaGGCCACctagttcttttgttttctccacaggcttatcatctttgtcatccTTAAAATCTATTACTTCCTATTCTTGTTAACTTCTTATGTTCTTCGCATCCTCGTATGATCTTGTCATCCTTGCCCTTGTTCGTGTCATTGCTACATTTTTTCAACGTCATCTCAGTGCAACTGATTCTTCTAATGACTGggcaagatattattttcccAAACCTTCCCCTCCTGTTTTTGAGATTTATGCCTGCAAATGTCACCATGCACACAGATCAAGGTCAACACCACAAACATCAGGACTGTACAAGGATATAATTACTCTATCAATGTTTtagccaatgggagaactgTAACAATTTCTTAATTAGGTGCATCAGTTTGCAAAAGGTGAGGTTATGATCTTGACTTTTTTCCGTTCATAGGGATGTTTGTAAAAGTGAATCCTAAGAACACCAAGAGAAAGCATTTACCCActttgcactgagctttacccaatcaatgggaaaaaaacaactttgctaGACTTTTCCTGTCATCTAAATTATCAAggatatttaaataaatcttgaaTGATTAAAACTTCAGAACACTGCATGTGCATGGGAATCTCTGTACTGTGCTCTTTCCCAGTGTCAAAATCATTTCTCATCCATTATGCCTTTAACCGTAGCAtcaaaagacagtttttattagTACATATCTTCTAATTTGTACAGAAAGTGGGGTAAGGAGAATGAATTAGAAACTTACAGCTCCAGCTTTTAACAGCTTCTGTCGAAAGTCTTCCGAGGGATTAGAAAACTTCAGCTTTTCATGACGTTTGTTGTTAACTGGTCCTGCTCCTTCTCCATTAAGATAGAGATCATATTCAAAGCGAATTTTACGAGGCTGTTGCTTGTTTCTGAAGAAAATTTCAATAGGCAGTAGGAATCCAGCATACCCACTTTCTGATACTGCATATGGTGGCTCTGTCACAACTGAAATAAGCAGATTTTATGGGAAATGCTACTGCATTAATGAAAAACTCATGCAATTTTACCTAGGTAAGAACTATTCTGTAACTTGAAAATAGCTACAGAGGAAAGCTCATAAGTACAGCAAAATAATGGCGTATGTATTCTCATAATACATTACCCGCATTTGCTGAAAcaattgcaaaagaaaaaaccccagctggtattagttttaaaattacGTGTGATTTCTCCACTGGTGCAGGAACTTTTTTCTTAGCACATGCAAAAAAGATATTCTATAGAACATCAGGTGAGGGTTTTCAGCATTAAAgtaaaatcatattttataGGATGTTTACCTCTCTTTGGATTTTTGAAGGTGTCATGGAGATGAAAGACCACCTTCTCTACATAATGTTGAATGTTCGTGCCATCTGGACCACGCACAAACACCATCCAGTCATGAGTGAAGCCCTCAGGGGATGGCCTTGGCTTAAAATCAGCTTTGTGGCCAAGCTCAATTTGAACAGTCACCACGTCCTAGAATGAGTGAAAAAGACAAGTTACTAAGTGCTgctatttttgatatgtttaaGATTTATATACTGCTGCAGAAATAAACTAATCTGGCAAGGTCCAAAGAAACCCTGTATGGCATTAAAATCATATATTATCCTTCAAGCCACTAATAAAATACTTCATATGTTGAGCCTGCGAAGCATGACATTTAGTGGTAGGCCCAAGAATCAATGCTGCAGcagaaacaaaattcaacaaacTGAACAGTGAAAGCAAGATCATATCCTGACAGTTACTAATGTGCCTAGCCCAGCATAATGCATCAAAGCTGGTTCATTGACATCATCTAACAGCACAGATGTCACCTAAAAAGGAAAGTCCGTCTGCCTTACTTCCTCAATGCCGACAGCTGGTCATCTGAGTTTAAGTCAATTGAGTGCCTCCCTGATTAAGCCCCTAGCTATGTTGAAGTCACAAGAGGAGCCTGAACAGATTATACTTTTGAGGTCAGTCCTAGCACTATTCTGCTTTACCTTTCTAAGCTATTGATCCTGCCAGGTGTTTAACCAGCATCACACCATCAAGCTTTTATGTTTAATTTCTGATAGCAACAGAGGCAGAAGGCTGTATCCAGGAATAGATGCTAAATATTACAATTGATCTTTTATGACTTCTATTGACTTAGCTCTTAAGTCAGGCATATACATAAAACTTTGAGAGAACAATTATCTACTGTTCAACTGCAGTTTTAATTGactttctgtttatgtttatgatgTTTTAGTAGAGAACAAATGTTCATCTCGATATGTAGTGGCTGGGTCAGAGCAAATGACAGAACCAGAGAAGGGCGAAGAGAaaatatgcatacatgcacatacacacacacaaatgtgcatCCACAGTCAGCCTGCTCCTTGTGATTTGTCTGTAAAAGGTCTCACAGACCATTTgagtgtaatttttttcacaccttATCTCCACAAAATGTAGACTGTTTAACTTTTCTCCTTGATATAAACAAAAGAGTTATACAGACTCCAGCACACCACGGACTATTACacatagtattttttaaaatcacatttggTAGAGCActgttcagaaaatgttttttctcaaaattctttttatccTAAATGTAATCCCTTTCTAAATAATGTTCTCTCAGATGATGAATACCCACTAGTTCCCCTTGCTTCCTTCTGTTTCACCACGACGTATCATAAAGGAAGAGCAGGTTACTtctaatttaaataacaattaaGGATCCATCTAAATGCAATATTCTAAAATGACTAGCTCAAGATACAAATTTTCCCATACCTTGAGGGAAAaaactaggtttttttttcaacttttgctTGGGATAAATCCTTAAGTGCACAATGTTCTTAGAAGCTATGTCACAAGAATTGTCCAACAACTGAAAAGCTTGTGCATTTCAACACTGATATTAAATGACAGACTCCTTCTAGAAGGAAACATCAACCTATCTATACGTCTTTGGTTACTGGTAGTGAGACAGTAAAACAGATGCAAAATTTTAGATACCTTTGCACAGTGCTAGATGAAAATTTTTCCAGTAAAACACTAATATCATTTCCAGGAATGTATATCAGTTCTTGCTAAGGCAATTGAGTAATTTTGGTGTCTATGGCCTTGTACTTGAATAACTATATTACAGCCTGATCAAAAGCACTCTCACATTTAATATGTCAGTGCTCTGTTTATTAAAGATAAGGATTGTTTGATGAGAGTAGTTAAGATCACTGGCTTGTCACACcagggctgtgaggttaaaagctgtGTGCATCATCACATACCCCTCTTACCCACCATTTCCAAATGCTACCCTCTAGCCATAAATGGAAACAACTGGTTGCCAAAAAGAGTGATTTTGCCAAGTCCTTTATACCAACTGCCATAGCCCTCTTGAACAGAACTAACCAATGTATCTAGTGTGTTGGTGAATGTGTGCCCCAATAATcatgactctgtgtgtgtgtgtaactgtatgggtatgtgaggtGTGGCTATATTTTGTTTAGATCATTAATTCTGAGAGCTCCCAACAAAGGAAAAGTTCTGTTGTAAATAGAAGTAGCAAATAAAGAAGCATTATTAGTTTTTATCTT is part of the Pomacea canaliculata isolate SZHN2017 linkage group LG13, ASM307304v1, whole genome shotgun sequence genome and harbors:
- the LOC112553954 gene encoding protein AF-9-like isoform X2, with translation MSKMVEDVVTVQIELGHKADFKPRPSPEGFTHDWMVFVRGPDGTNIQHYVEKVVFHLHDTFKNPKRVVTEPPYAVSESGYAGFLLPIEIFFRNKQQPRKIRFEYDLYLNGEGAGPVNNKRHEKLKFSNPSEDFRQKLLKAGAVSSIAAAANQPFMDLFGPPIKTSLVDSPKKHKNKDKDKSYSRGKHSPATSNSSSTSEKDSKSDSHIHVSGKDISNSISAPQKDRDVTASSQRDKEGFSSSSKDRENTSSHKDSSSSSLSQRSSSSAREKERDSTSSSSHKDKDTLSHKDYKGGGTGLSHKEKNGFKKSSSSSGHRETSSSSAPLSSSTSHGQKSSSSFYKSSHRDIYGSSVKASPGKDVQGTTDMGSSLKEGSSNHKKKSKDKAGRDKESGESTSKRALEPVAMGDNPSTKKRKLDSKNSSSKSKSKSEHDKSSSKDSSAKSSSKNESSKPPKKKEGKSENSKMPEELDSRSSSATSSKRKSIEKRVADDIDKKGESSKKTCTPALMQRRPSNSSVSSEVSTVSSLQFTDEEEERPGLDISNLMADLGSPSDKEQNSKPKPKLASPAPSSPVPVHSGSLLSKSKTSKMSSSSISLKKKSPPSPVNFSNNASSLSSSRSLKPSASTSSTKKKSPNSSSSKNSRPPSSSTDKTKEKKISSDKQQEKLSKESKAEKCEPKTDSPQALPPVSRKESQSSVLEKVNRVDKKKNETTAPQKALKVERKSSEEEGELSSSLNLSDSSDEEMEMVVNDDRRGNSASVSSETVPPQADPSNVGAPDRRVSVDSMHHMSHENGGLFYKDDLADNGYTLWSLVLLQKEIESVSEPSVLQEIAELVFDSGKSATYDDTFEFDLCAMEKDVVDKIRDIVSQHHRNP
- the LOC112553954 gene encoding protein AF-9-like isoform X1, producing MSCFAGSTYEDVVTVQIELGHKADFKPRPSPEGFTHDWMVFVRGPDGTNIQHYVEKVVFHLHDTFKNPKRVVTEPPYAVSESGYAGFLLPIEIFFRNKQQPRKIRFEYDLYLNGEGAGPVNNKRHEKLKFSNPSEDFRQKLLKAGAVSSIAAAANQPFMDLFGPPIKTSLVDSPKKHKNKDKDKSYSRGKHSPATSNSSSTSEKDSKSDSHIHVSGKDISNSISAPQKDRDVTASSQRDKEGFSSSSKDRENTSSHKDSSSSSLSQRSSSSAREKERDSTSSSSHKDKDTLSHKDYKGGGTGLSHKEKNGFKKSSSSSGHRETSSSSAPLSSSTSHGQKSSSSFYKSSHRDIYGSSVKASPGKDVQGTTDMGSSLKEGSSNHKKKSKDKAGRDKESGESTSKRALEPVAMGDNPSTKKRKLDSKNSSSKSKSKSEHDKSSSKDSSAKSSSKNESSKPPKKKEGKSENSKMPEELDSRSSSATSSKRKSIEKRVADDIDKKGESSKKTCTPALMQRRPSNSSVSSEVSTVSSLQFTDEEEERPGLDISNLMADLGSPSDKEQNSKPKPKLASPAPSSPVPVHSGSLLSKSKTSKMSSSSISLKKKSPPSPVNFSNNASSLSSSRSLKPSASTSSTKKKSPNSSSSKNSRPPSSSTDKTKEKKISSDKQQEKLSKESKAEKCEPKTDSPQALPPVSRKESQSSVLEKVNRVDKKKNETTAPQKALKVERKSSEEEGELSSSLNLSDSSDEEMEMVVNDDRRGNSASVSSETVPPQADPSNVGAPDRRVSVDSMHHMSHENGGLFYKDDLADNGYTLWSLVLLQKEIESVSEPSVLQEIAELVFDSGKSATYDDTFEFDLCAMEKDVVDKIRDIVSQHHRNP